A DNA window from Falco peregrinus isolate bFalPer1 chromosome 8, bFalPer1.pri, whole genome shotgun sequence contains the following coding sequences:
- the C8H5orf15 gene encoding keratinocyte-associated transmembrane protein 2 yields the protein MAAAGERGVPAGRVLCLLLLCGWALAARGQEASDSVKVEMLEKNISSKSENETLSRSQNLTDSFQSVIPTEKEASPTKKEVVPTTAKINPVTAVKPSTAKGDSPPYVLSRAVTASPISQMDVDASEDTKIEEEDLLTDLKDTVNSSPPIIKETIESDGGDDYGPYEMTSNSRYNPDLLDMPEDDDSDTISNYNEDIKTLDEKIKEVSATGLEEEEEEEDGHFFFHLVVVAFLVAVVYVTYHNKRKIFLLVQSRRWRDGLCSRTVEYHRLDQNVNEAMPSLKITNDYVF from the exons ATGGCGGCCGCCGGTGAGCGGGGAGTCCCGGCGGGCCGCGttctctgccttctgctgctctgcGGCTGGGCCCTGGCGGCCCGCGGCCAGGAAGCCTCCG aTTCTGTGAAAGTGGAGATGCTTGAGAAAAATATTTCGTCTAAAAGTGAGAATGAAACACTAAGTAGATCCCAAAATTTGACAGACAGCTTCCAGAGTGTAATCCCAACAGAAAAAGAGGCAAGcccaacaaaaaaagaggtggTTCCAACAACAGCTAAAATCAATCCGGTGACTGCAGTAAAACCATCTACAGCAAAAGGTGATTCTCCACCGTATGTTCTTTCTCGTGCGGTGACTGCTAGTCCAATATCTCAAATGGATGTTGATGCTTCTGAAGATACTAAAATTGAGGAAGAGGATCTTCTTACAGATTTGAAAGACACAGTAAATAGTTCACCACCCATCATAAAAGAAACTATAGAGTCAGATGGAGGAGATGATTATGGTCCTTATGAAATGACTTCAAATTCCAGATACAACCCAGATCTTCTAGACATGCCAGAAGATGATGACTCTGACACCATTAGTAATTACAATGAGGATATCAAGACCCTTGATGAGAAGATAAAAGAAGTTTCTGCCACAGGGttggaagaagaagaagaagaagaagacggccatttcttttttcatctggTTGTAGTTGCTTTCTTAGTAGCTGTTGTTTATGTCACCTATCACAATAAGAGGAAG atcttCTTATTGGTCCAGAGCCGAAGATGGAGGGATGGCCTGTGCTCCAGGACAGTGGAATATCATCGTTTAGATCAAAATGTTAATGAAGCAATGCCTTCCCTGAAAATAACTAATGACtatgtattttga